The nucleotide sequence agacgaggttttcccatgttggccaggctggtctcgaactcctgacctcacgggatccgcccgcctcggcctcccaaagtgttggccttataggtgtgaaccaccacacccagcccgggCTGACTTGCACAGAAGTGCCACCTACCTACCCTCTGACTTCTGTCATGTGACCCGGGGCAGGAGATGCGACATCTCCACCTTCTAAGTACCCCACTGTCACGGGGCAGCTCCTCTCTCAGGTGCTGGGGTTCAGGtcctctcctgggtctcagcAGGTCGTGGCCTGCTCCGGGGCTACGCATACGGGTTTCAGTAAGTGCTCGGTAGCTCTGCCCCCCAGCACAGAGCAAGTGCTGGGTGGGGGTGCAGGGGACTCAGTATCTCTGGAGGAGatgtttcttgccctctctccacAGCTAGAGCTTTCACTAGCTACAGAGCTACAGCCAACTCCTGCACCAGCTCAGAAGGTAGAGCCAGCTCCAGCTACAACTCTGGTGCTAGTTCCAGGATCAGAGCCAGCTCCAGCAGCACACCCAGAGATAGGCGCAGCTCTAGCCACCTCTGTGCCGGCTCCAGTACAGCTCCAGCATCCGCCCTCCAGCCAGGAACAGCTTCAAAACCATTTGCATGGCCTCAAGCCAGTGACAGGTCCAGAGGCAGGGCCAGCTGCAGCACCACCTCCAGAGCCAGAGCTGGCACCAGACATAAAGCGATGGCTGATTCCACAACCAGAACCAGAATTAGAGGCCCCTCCAGCTACAGCCATCTCAGACCTGCACCAGCTCCTGCACCAGCTTCAGCACGACAGCCAGAGTTCCTGCCAGCTCTAGAGCGAAATCCAATCAAGAACCAGCTGTAGCACCATAGCCAGAGCTAGGACCAGCTCTGACACTCTTCCCAGGGCAAAGACTAGCAACAGCAACACAGCTAGAGGCAGTTCCAGAACGTCAGTCCCCAGGGCAGAGCCAGTTTGTCTCCAACACCCATGTCAGTGCTAGGACAGAGCCTGCACCATCTCTGGAGTCGGAGCCTGCTCTGGTGCCAGCTCCAGCCCCAACACCAGGTGGGGCCACACAGGGAGGCGCATCAGACCACACAGCTGCAGCCCAGTTGCGAGGTGTCCTGGGGTCCTGGGCTGGGGCGTTTCTTAGGAGCCCTGAGGTGTTTTCTGGCTTTGCAAAGGCAATGAAAATTTGAGTTGAATTTATCAACAGGTCCTGCCCCCTCTAAGCCAGCACCCGAGCTGCAGCCAGCTCTTATGCCAGGTCCTGCACCCCGGCCTTCCTGGCCTTTGCCTGTGGCTGCAGAGAGCAGGCTGAGCAAGAAGCCTCATCTCCTGGTGTCCCCTCCAGGCTTAAGGCCAGAGCGGTCTGCGCTGAGCAATGCAGAGGCTGCCCAGCCCCAGGACAGCAGCGCGGCTTTCCTCCCGGCCCCTGCGGCTCTGGCCTGTCATCCCCTGCTCTGGAGTTCGCGTCCTGGTCCGAGTCCCGGCACCACCGTTCGCAGCCGGGCGACCGCGGCGAGTCGCTTGGTCGCGAGGCCTCGGTGTCCCGCCCTGCGCGGTGACCGAGGTCCCAGGACAGAGCGCAGACAGGGCGCTGGGCAGGCCTGGCCGGGGTTACCCCGCCGGCCGGGACCCTCGCCCGCCTCAGCACTCATTAGGCGCCTGGTGTGTACCCGCGCCATGGCCGACACCGGTAGAGCCCCTGGTGGGGAAGGGACGGGGCGCGCGTGGGAGTCCCACGCTGCCCCGGGCGGGCGCTGTTCGGCAGTCACGGGAGCCGCGGATGGCTGGGACCACGGGGACCCACGGGCTCGTGGAACGTCCTCCTGACCCGGCCTGGGAATCCTCCGCGAAAACGGGGAGCCGCGAGTGCCCGCGGCGTGCCCGGCACCTGGCGGGTCGGCGAAGGCGCGGCTCCGGCTGCTGGCCCTGTGGGGCGTCGCGGTGCAGGCACTTCCGCAGCTCTGCGTGGCGAACCCACGCGCCCACCCGCCAGCCACGGAGCAGCGCCCACCGGCGGGCGCGGGGAGCGGCACGGCCGGGGACCGCCGGGGGGCGCTGCTTGGGCGGGGAGGATTGACTCCTGCGGGCCGCCGTCCGCGCTATAAAAGCTGCGGCGCGTCCTCTCGCGTCCTCTGCGCGCGCCGGCGGCTGCCATGGTGGGTTGGCTCTTTGCATTCTCCTGCCGCCCCTTTCCCGAGCGCCTGCGCGGGCCCCGCCCTGCGTTCTTGCTCTCGCGGGCGCTGCGCGGCCTAAGGGACTCGGCTGCCGGCCTCCGGGTGCGGGGTAGGGGCGGGCTCTGACCTGGGGCGTCCTGGCCGCGTGAGCCGCGGGATGGGGCCCGGGCCGCGGAGGAGGCGCCGCTGCTGTGTTCCTTGGTGGAGAGGGCGCTGCCCGGCCCTGCGCGGTTTCCAGCCAGGAAGCTTCGAGAATCCTGGTGAGAGCTCAGTG is from Macaca mulatta isolate MMU2019108-1 chromosome 15, T2T-MMU8v2.0, whole genome shotgun sequence and encodes:
- the LOC144334939 gene encoding uncharacterized protein LOC144334939, whose translation is MLFSKLRIRALSSHQDSRSFLAGNRAGPGSALSTKEHSSGASSAARAPSRGSRGQDAPGQSPPLPRTRRPAAESLRPRSARESKNAGRGPRRRSGKGRQENAKSQPTMAAAGARRGRERTRRSFYSADGGPQESILPAQAAPPGGPRPCRSPRPPVGAAPWLAGGRVGSPRRAAEVPAPRRPTGPAAGAAPSPTRQVPGTPRALAAPRFRGGFPGRVRRTFHEPVGPRGPSHPRLP